A single genomic interval of Chitinophaga sp. 180180018-3 harbors:
- a CDS encoding RNA polymerase sigma-70 factor codes for MSASINDIELLAQLKTGNASAFQYFYENYHQWLYVTAYTILRSETEAQELVQDFFIDFWEKDLSSRIDLDSTQSFKNFLFVSVRNRCLNKISKDATRNKRLKDILLSDTYTLPQNKLENDELKAQLETAISQLPERQSMAFRLAYQEHKTRKEIAAVMDTSEETVKKQVANALKTLRASLKKILF; via the coding sequence ATGAGTGCATCTATCAACGATATTGAATTGCTTGCACAACTAAAAACGGGGAATGCATCCGCGTTTCAGTATTTTTATGAAAACTACCACCAATGGTTATACGTAACTGCATATACTATACTCAGGAGCGAAACAGAGGCCCAGGAACTGGTACAGGATTTCTTCATTGATTTCTGGGAAAAGGACCTGAGCTCACGGATTGATCTGGACAGCACCCAATCATTTAAAAATTTTCTGTTCGTTAGTGTACGGAACCGATGCCTGAACAAAATTTCGAAAGATGCTACGCGAAACAAAAGACTTAAAGACATTTTACTATCTGACACCTACACCCTGCCACAAAACAAACTTGAGAACGATGAACTGAAAGCACAGCTGGAAACCGCCATTAGCCAGTTACCGGAACGCCAGTCGATGGCATTTCGGCTGGCCTACCAGGAGCACAAAACACGCAAAGAAATAGCAGCTGTAATGGATACCAGTGAAGAGACAGTGAAAAAACAAGTGGCCAATGCGCTGAAAACTTTGAGGGCATCTTTAAAAAAAATCCTTTTCTGA
- a CDS encoding FecR domain-containing protein: protein MNSAEEIYKLMTEKLAGTISAADDQLLEELIEEDANVREKWEKLSSMHIPDPPAAWIEVIDFQPKKSILRKLMPWTAAAAVMLLAAAVWKFNFFRSSKPVKVVAVRNDVILQPASGPAINLSEASGLIHVAGREIPVKNNTLFLNTGTTLPEGVNTISVPHGQRFDVALSDGSVVTLNAVTSMKFPFNFNGHTREITLDGEAYVKVARQTGKPFQVHLPNSTVDVLGTSFNINSYDSGLVKVSLIEGKVRMKAGKKAILMKPGQQAVFDQKTESLDTRPFNATVELGWQKGLYCFSEMPIEEVCGTIFRWFGVRAVVDNPAAGQRRFTGLLDKNTPMSFLLDGIKATTGTDFYFTADSTLHFK from the coding sequence ATGAACAGCGCAGAAGAAATATATAAGTTGATGACAGAAAAGCTGGCGGGAACTATCTCAGCGGCAGATGATCAATTATTGGAAGAACTTATTGAAGAGGACGCTAATGTCAGGGAAAAATGGGAAAAACTCTCCTCCATGCACATTCCAGATCCTCCGGCAGCCTGGATCGAAGTAATTGATTTTCAGCCTAAAAAGTCTATTCTCCGCAAACTTATGCCCTGGACGGCTGCCGCTGCTGTTATGTTATTGGCAGCTGCTGTCTGGAAATTCAATTTCTTTCGCTCTTCAAAACCGGTAAAAGTAGTGGCTGTCAGAAATGACGTGATTCTCCAGCCAGCCAGCGGGCCTGCCATCAACCTTTCAGAAGCCAGCGGCCTTATCCATGTAGCCGGCCGGGAGATTCCGGTTAAGAATAACACGCTCTTCCTCAATACCGGCACCACGCTGCCGGAAGGTGTCAATACTATTTCTGTACCTCATGGCCAGCGCTTCGATGTTGCCCTCTCCGATGGCTCGGTCGTAACCCTCAACGCTGTTACCAGCATGAAGTTTCCTTTCAATTTCAACGGGCATACCCGTGAAATTACGCTGGATGGCGAGGCTTACGTTAAAGTAGCGCGGCAAACAGGTAAACCCTTCCAGGTGCATCTACCTAACAGTACGGTGGATGTATTGGGTACTTCTTTTAACATCAACAGCTACGATAGCGGCCTGGTAAAGGTTTCACTGATAGAAGGTAAAGTAAGGATGAAGGCCGGCAAAAAAGCGATACTGATGAAACCAGGTCAGCAGGCTGTTTTCGATCAGAAAACCGAATCGCTCGATACCCGGCCATTTAATGCCACTGTGGAACTGGGATGGCAGAAAGGATTGTATTGCTTCTCTGAAATGCCTATTGAAGAAGTTTGCGGCACCATTTTCCGCTGGTTCGGGGTACGCGCGGTGGTCGACAATCCAGCCGCCGGACAACGGAGATTTACCGGGTTGCTGGACAAAAATACGCCCATGAGCTTCCTGCTGGATGGTATTAAAGCCACCACAGGTACTGATTTCTATTTTACCGCTGATAGCACACTGCATTTCAAATAA
- a CDS encoding helix-turn-helix domain-containing protein has product MKTEELTIDCGKPVGEGENSHTDCHKVIMPVRDALDVISGKWKLPIIIAVSRGHKRFRDIERSIPKITSKVLSKELKDLETHKLVKRTVYDTQPVTVEYTLTPYASTLDSVIIALQRWGIQHRKKMLGKN; this is encoded by the coding sequence ATGAAAACAGAAGAATTAACCATCGACTGCGGTAAGCCGGTGGGCGAAGGAGAAAACAGCCATACCGATTGCCATAAGGTGATCATGCCTGTAAGAGACGCGCTGGATGTGATCAGCGGGAAATGGAAGCTGCCAATCATCATCGCTGTTTCCAGGGGGCATAAACGTTTCCGTGATATAGAACGCAGCATTCCTAAAATTACCTCTAAAGTTCTTTCGAAAGAGCTGAAAGACCTGGAGACGCACAAGTTGGTAAAGCGTACCGTGTACGACACACAGCCGGTAACGGTGGAGTATACACTCACCCCTTACGCTTCCACCTTAGATAGCGTGATCATTGCGTTGCAGAGATGGGGAATACAGCACAGAAAGAAAATGCTGGGAAAGAATTAA
- a CDS encoding DsbA family oxidoreductase: protein MMKVEIWSDIMCPFCYIGKRRFEAALEQFPGKGDITVEWKSFQLDPSLKSQPGVDVYDHLAEKKGQSREWSLAMHEQVTGMAREAGLTYNFDKAVIANSFDAHRLIQLAKQHQLGDTAEERLFRAYFTEGKDMSDPQVLLEIGTEIGLPKAAIEALLHSGDMAAAVKHDVQEAEQLGIRGVPFFVLDRKFGVSGAQPVEAFTQALEKAHGEWKKTQPVQSFDTLDGEVCTPDGNCG from the coding sequence ATGATGAAAGTAGAAATATGGTCCGATATCATGTGCCCGTTTTGCTATATAGGCAAACGGAGATTTGAAGCGGCGCTGGAACAGTTCCCTGGCAAAGGCGACATTACTGTTGAATGGAAGAGCTTCCAGTTGGATCCTTCACTGAAATCCCAGCCGGGAGTGGATGTATATGATCATCTGGCAGAGAAGAAGGGACAATCGCGGGAATGGTCGCTGGCGATGCACGAGCAGGTGACCGGGATGGCGAGGGAAGCCGGACTTACCTATAATTTCGATAAAGCGGTAATCGCCAATTCATTTGATGCACACCGGCTGATACAGTTAGCCAAACAGCATCAACTGGGCGATACGGCAGAAGAACGTTTGTTCCGGGCTTATTTTACAGAAGGGAAAGATATGAGCGATCCGCAGGTGTTGCTGGAAATAGGTACTGAAATCGGACTGCCCAAAGCGGCTATTGAAGCATTACTACATTCAGGCGATATGGCAGCTGCTGTGAAGCACGACGTACAGGAAGCCGAGCAGCTGGGCATTAGAGGAGTACCTTTCTTTGTACTTGATCGTAAATTTGGCGTTTCCGGAGCCCAACCCGTGGAAGCCTTCACCCAGGCACTGGAAAAGGCGCATGGCGAGTGGAAGAAGACACAGCCGGTGCAGTCATTTGATACACTGGACGGAGAGGTTTGCACCCCGGATGGGAACTGTGGATGA
- a CDS encoding LysR substrate-binding domain-containing protein — MELRQLTYFVKAAEMSHFTDAAAMLYITQSTLSQQIKQLENELGMLLFDRIGKHVQLTEAGRVFLQHARQILLDVDKGKQAIQDLQQVLRGELRIGSTYAFTSLLLPALTTFPVKYPGIKIYVEYGTTAALERKLRASELDLVLAFHQDVFGADLNMRELFRSKMVVVVSKKNKLAGLKKISLQNLNGMDLIFPSFGFSARDSLDEVLKSNKIQPAVKIEMNDIHSILKLVEKGHWATLLNERALLGWKNLVAIPVEGRELQRRAYVIWQKGIYRKKAADLFTEELWKGMQEDGIQPGIHR; from the coding sequence ATGGAGCTGCGTCAACTAACCTATTTTGTGAAGGCAGCGGAGATGTCACATTTCACGGATGCTGCTGCCATGCTGTATATCACTCAATCCACTTTGTCGCAACAGATCAAGCAGCTCGAAAATGAGCTGGGGATGCTGTTGTTCGACAGGATCGGGAAGCATGTGCAATTGACGGAAGCGGGTCGCGTGTTCCTGCAACATGCGCGGCAGATACTGCTGGATGTCGACAAGGGAAAGCAGGCAATACAGGATCTGCAGCAGGTACTCCGCGGGGAGCTCCGTATAGGTAGCACCTACGCGTTTACATCTCTCTTACTACCTGCCCTTACCACTTTCCCGGTGAAATACCCCGGCATAAAGATCTATGTGGAATACGGCACAACGGCGGCGCTGGAACGCAAGCTCCGCGCGTCTGAACTGGATTTGGTGCTGGCATTTCATCAGGATGTATTTGGCGCCGACCTTAACATGCGGGAGCTGTTCCGGTCGAAAATGGTGGTAGTGGTATCGAAGAAGAATAAACTGGCGGGATTGAAGAAAATCAGCCTGCAAAATCTTAATGGGATGGATCTTATCTTTCCCTCGTTTGGTTTCAGTGCCCGGGATTCACTGGATGAGGTATTGAAAAGCAATAAAATTCAGCCGGCCGTTAAAATTGAGATGAACGATATACACTCCATCCTGAAACTGGTGGAAAAGGGGCATTGGGCTACCCTGCTCAATGAACGTGCGTTGCTGGGCTGGAAGAATCTGGTAGCCATTCCGGTAGAAGGACGTGAACTGCAACGAAGAGCTTATGTTATCTGGCAAAAAGGAATTTACCGCAAGAAGGCTGCGGATCTGTTCACGGAAGAGTTATGGAAAGGTATGCAGGAAGATGGTATTCAACCCGGTATCCATCGTTAA
- a CDS encoding ion channel, which produces MALLKRINPFSKQNNDTGFGTNATGYGGRFLNRDGSYNIRREGRSFMHRFNIYHALLNVPAWKFAMVIFLFYFSINLVYSGIYWWVGVSEFQGIVGQSAWARFKEIYFFSTETFTTVGYGRVNPVGDGANAVAAIEAMTGFLSFAVATGLIYGRFSKPRAHLLFSDHALVAPYQGGTALMFRFASYKENHTLNNVEVLVTTGFQVQENGNAVYKFYNLPLERRNIDNLSMNWTVVHPIDENSPLLGFTAQDMETADLELYVTVRGFNDVYANTVLQRTSYTYQEIAFNRKFVPMYRESDNGRTTILELHKLDKSVEVVPVPGQPA; this is translated from the coding sequence ATGGCGCTTCTTAAAAGAATCAACCCCTTTTCCAAACAGAATAACGACACCGGCTTTGGTACGAATGCCACCGGCTATGGTGGACGTTTTCTTAACCGCGACGGAAGCTACAACATCCGCAGGGAGGGGAGATCGTTTATGCACCGGTTTAACATTTACCACGCGCTGCTGAACGTGCCTGCCTGGAAATTCGCTATGGTGATCTTCCTGTTTTATTTCTCTATCAACCTGGTGTATTCCGGTATTTACTGGTGGGTGGGCGTATCCGAATTCCAGGGAATTGTTGGCCAGTCGGCCTGGGCCAGGTTTAAAGAAATCTACTTTTTCAGTACCGAAACTTTTACTACGGTGGGATATGGCCGCGTAAACCCGGTGGGTGACGGCGCCAACGCGGTAGCTGCTATCGAAGCTATGACCGGCTTTCTTTCATTTGCCGTAGCTACCGGTCTTATCTATGGCCGTTTTTCAAAGCCCCGGGCACACCTGTTATTCAGCGATCATGCACTGGTGGCTCCTTATCAGGGTGGCACTGCCCTGATGTTCCGCTTTGCTTCCTATAAGGAAAACCATACATTAAATAATGTGGAGGTGCTGGTAACGACCGGATTTCAGGTACAGGAAAATGGAAACGCGGTATATAAATTTTATAATCTGCCGTTGGAAAGACGAAACATCGATAACCTGTCGATGAACTGGACAGTGGTGCACCCGATCGATGAAAACAGCCCACTGCTGGGCTTTACGGCGCAAGACATGGAAACAGCCGACCTGGAATTATATGTTACAGTAAGAGGGTTCAATGATGTATACGCCAATACGGTGTTGCAACGCACTTCTTACACTTACCAGGAGATTGCCTTCAACCGGAAGTTTGTGCCCATGTACCGGGAAAGCGACAATGGAAGAACTACAATACTGGAGTTGCACAAACTCGACAAATCTGTAGAAGTGGTCCCGGTGCCCGGCCAGCCGGCATAA
- a CDS encoding glycoside hydrolase family 43 protein, producing MKRLFVLLLATSCACTVMAQQKKKGNFSGNPVFPGWYADPEGVVFNKAYWIYPTYSAAYEKQVFFDAFSSPDLVNWTKHAAILDTAAVKWAKRAMWAPAIVEKNHKYYFFFGANDIQNNQETGGIGVAVADNPAGPFRDYLGKPLVDKIINKAQPIDQYVFHDSDGKYYLIYGGWGHCNIAQLNDDFTGFVPFADGTTFREITPEKYVEGPTMFKKDGKYYFMWSEGGWTGPDYSVAYAIADTPLGPFKRIGKILEQDPAIATGAGHHSVISIPEENRWYIVYHRRPLTEKAANSRETCIDRMYFDKDGFIKPVKITREGVSKAVIR from the coding sequence ATGAAAAGACTCTTTGTACTGTTGCTGGCGACGAGCTGCGCGTGCACGGTAATGGCCCAGCAAAAAAAGAAAGGCAATTTCTCAGGCAATCCCGTTTTTCCAGGCTGGTACGCTGATCCCGAAGGAGTAGTGTTCAACAAAGCTTACTGGATCTATCCCACCTATTCCGCCGCGTACGAGAAACAGGTTTTCTTTGACGCCTTTTCTTCTCCCGATCTTGTAAACTGGACCAAACACGCTGCTATTTTGGATACGGCTGCGGTAAAGTGGGCCAAACGCGCGATGTGGGCGCCGGCTATTGTAGAAAAAAATCATAAATACTATTTCTTCTTCGGCGCTAATGATATTCAGAACAACCAGGAAACCGGTGGGATAGGAGTGGCCGTGGCAGATAATCCGGCCGGTCCGTTCAGGGATTACCTGGGAAAGCCGCTGGTCGATAAGATCATTAATAAAGCACAACCGATCGATCAATACGTGTTCCACGACAGTGACGGGAAATACTATCTCATCTATGGCGGCTGGGGCCATTGCAATATTGCACAACTGAACGATGATTTTACCGGGTTCGTTCCATTCGCTGATGGTACAACATTCCGGGAAATCACCCCTGAAAAATATGTGGAAGGGCCTACGATGTTCAAAAAAGACGGTAAGTATTATTTCATGTGGTCGGAAGGCGGATGGACAGGCCCGGACTATAGTGTAGCCTATGCCATCGCAGATACTCCCCTGGGGCCGTTTAAACGTATCGGCAAGATCCTGGAACAGGATCCGGCGATCGCTACCGGCGCGGGGCATCATTCTGTGATTAGTATCCCGGAGGAAAACCGCTGGTACATTGTGTATCATCGCCGGCCGCTGACGGAGAAGGCTGCTAACTCCAGGGAAACCTGCATCGACCGGATGTATTTCGATAAAGACGGCTTCATTAAGCCGGTGAAGATCACCCGTGAAGGAGTCAGCAAAGCCGTTATACGCTAA
- a CDS encoding MFS transporter — protein MNTFRALKSPNFRLFFYGQSISLIGTWMQKTAVCWLVYRLTNSAMLLGVVSFVSLIPSLLLSPYAGSYIDRHNRYRLLMLTQVISMLQAGALAGMILLRWYNIPGIIFLSLVQGVINAFDVTCRQSLMVEMVENREDLPNAIALNSTMANFARIAGPALAGIILSAFGEDFCFLSNFLSYVPVLISLWMMKITLPPVVKSDRSIWEELREGYRYVSSDKDIASLLLMLSASSLLVIPFNTLMPVFAKDIFHGNAKTFSWFESAAGLGSIASAIFMARLKPGRDLIKILVSASLIFSLSVLLLSFSKWLPMALVFMMLSGVGMMAQTSSINTYIQTHAAPAMRARVISYYIMAYQGIIPVGSLLTGLLAYFIGPQLTVFVAGISGAVATAIFVRERKKQTAMKAVDNSDLIKKSPAYRPL, from the coding sequence ATGAATACATTTCGCGCATTAAAATCTCCGAATTTCAGGTTATTTTTCTATGGTCAGTCGATCTCCCTGATCGGCACCTGGATGCAGAAAACAGCTGTTTGCTGGCTGGTTTACCGGTTAACCAATTCGGCGATGTTGTTGGGCGTGGTTAGTTTTGTGAGCCTCATTCCTTCGCTGTTGCTTTCGCCATATGCCGGGAGTTATATTGATCGCCACAACCGGTATCGCCTGCTGATGCTCACGCAGGTGATTTCGATGTTACAGGCCGGCGCGCTGGCGGGCATGATCCTGCTGCGCTGGTATAATATTCCGGGCATTATTTTTCTTTCATTGGTACAGGGAGTCATCAATGCTTTTGACGTTACCTGCCGGCAATCATTGATGGTGGAGATGGTGGAGAACCGCGAGGATCTGCCCAATGCAATTGCCCTGAATTCTACCATGGCTAATTTCGCCCGTATTGCCGGGCCTGCACTGGCAGGAATTATACTGAGTGCGTTTGGGGAAGATTTTTGTTTCCTTAGTAATTTCCTGAGCTATGTACCGGTATTGATTTCTTTGTGGATGATGAAAATTACGTTGCCGCCTGTGGTAAAGTCCGATCGCAGTATATGGGAAGAACTCAGGGAAGGATACCGGTATGTATCTTCCGATAAAGATATTGCGTCGTTGCTGCTGATGCTTTCCGCCAGCAGCCTGCTGGTGATCCCTTTCAATACGCTGATGCCGGTGTTTGCAAAAGATATCTTTCATGGAAATGCGAAAACCTTCAGCTGGTTCGAAAGCGCTGCCGGGCTGGGTTCCATTGCGTCTGCTATTTTCATGGCGCGACTGAAACCCGGCAGGGATCTGATAAAAATACTGGTTTCTGCGAGCCTGATATTTTCCCTGAGTGTGTTATTGCTTTCGTTCAGTAAGTGGCTTCCAATGGCACTGGTATTTATGATGCTATCGGGCGTAGGCATGATGGCGCAAACTTCTTCCATCAATACCTACATACAAACACATGCAGCGCCCGCCATGCGGGCGAGGGTCATCAGTTACTACATTATGGCATATCAGGGAATTATCCCGGTAGGCAGTTTGCTTACAGGATTGCTGGCTTATTTCATAGGGCCACAGCTCACAGTGTTTGTAGCAGGCATAAGCGGTGCAGTAGCCACCGCCATCTTCGTAAGAGAGCGGAAAAAACAAACAGCTATGAAAGCGGTCGATAATAGTGATCTGATCAAAAAATCACCTGCTTACCGACCGCTCTGA
- a CDS encoding sodium:solute symporter, with the protein MSPGLLFSFVIAYFVILLLVAWYTGRNSNNDSFFIGNRNSNWMLVAFGMIGTSLSGVTFVSVPGAVGRDAFSYMQITLGYFIGYLTIAYVLIPLYYRLQLTSIYNYLDTRFGRSSYKTGASFFILSRTLGATARLFLVVRILQDAILSSFGVPFWLTTLIILLMILLYTYEGGVKTIVYTDTLQTSCMLAGLIICVIYILHAMNLGLGESIGMMQSKGLTKIFNTDPNDKLFFIKQILAGAFITITMTGLDQEMMQKNISVKTLKDSRKNMVSLAFIMVVVIGLFLFLGGLLNLYGAQQVLATGDKLFPELALHHMPPVISVIFIIALISALFPSADGAMTALTSSICIDILGMQRRDDWTDAEKKKIRQRIHLLMAFIFLLFVMVFEWVNNQSMIGVILKVATYTYGPLLGLFAFGILSKRKVHDELVPVVCVAAPFLCLIVDVYQASFFGKFQIGLELLLINGMFTYLGLLLISHKEH; encoded by the coding sequence ATGTCGCCAGGTTTATTATTCTCATTTGTCATTGCCTACTTTGTGATACTGCTTTTAGTAGCGTGGTATACGGGACGCAATTCCAACAATGACTCCTTCTTTATTGGCAACCGAAACAGCAACTGGATGCTGGTGGCATTCGGTATGATAGGTACTTCCCTGAGCGGGGTTACTTTCGTTAGTGTTCCGGGGGCAGTTGGCAGAGACGCTTTTTCCTACATGCAGATCACCCTGGGATATTTTATAGGGTATCTTACGATTGCTTATGTGCTGATTCCGCTCTACTACCGGTTGCAGCTGACTTCCATCTACAATTACCTGGACACCCGTTTCGGCAGGAGCTCATATAAGACAGGCGCTTCTTTCTTTATCCTGTCGCGCACCCTGGGGGCTACAGCCCGTTTGTTCCTCGTAGTAAGGATATTGCAGGATGCTATTCTTTCCAGCTTTGGCGTGCCTTTCTGGCTCACCACCCTGATCATTCTGCTGATGATCCTGTTATACACGTACGAAGGCGGGGTAAAAACCATTGTGTATACCGATACGCTTCAAACCAGCTGTATGCTGGCCGGACTGATCATTTGCGTGATATACATATTGCATGCGATGAACCTGGGATTGGGTGAAAGCATTGGCATGATGCAGTCGAAAGGCCTGACAAAAATTTTCAATACGGATCCGAACGATAAGCTGTTTTTTATAAAGCAGATACTGGCAGGTGCGTTTATCACCATCACCATGACCGGTCTTGATCAGGAAATGATGCAGAAAAACATCTCTGTAAAAACACTAAAGGATTCCAGGAAAAACATGGTTTCACTGGCGTTCATCATGGTGGTAGTCATTGGGCTGTTCCTGTTTCTGGGCGGGTTGCTGAACCTGTACGGTGCGCAGCAGGTGCTGGCTACGGGCGACAAATTATTCCCTGAGCTGGCGTTGCATCACATGCCACCGGTGATTTCTGTTATCTTTATCATCGCCCTGATTTCGGCGTTGTTTCCCAGTGCCGATGGGGCGATGACGGCGCTTACCTCTTCCATTTGTATTGATATTCTGGGGATGCAGCGGCGGGACGACTGGACAGACGCAGAAAAGAAAAAGATCCGCCAGCGTATACATCTGCTGATGGCGTTTATTTTCCTGTTGTTTGTGATGGTATTTGAATGGGTGAATAACCAGAGTATGATCGGCGTGATTCTTAAAGTGGCCACCTATACCTACGGTCCGCTACTGGGGCTTTTCGCATTCGGTATTTTGTCGAAGCGCAAAGTGCACGACGAACTGGTGCCTGTAGTATGTGTTGCGGCTCCTTTCCTTTGCCTGATAGTAGATGTTTACCAGGCCTCGTTCTTCGGAAAATTCCAGATCGGGCTGGAACTGTTGCTGATCAATGGTATGTTTACTTATCTTGGCTTACTACTGATATCCCACAAAGAGCATTAA
- a CDS encoding NADP-dependent oxidoreductase yields the protein MKNLHTQAIVIHAYGGPEQLQLEEVPVMVPAKDQVLIKVVASGVNPIDWKLRQGFMQHPLPYIPGVEASGVVTAVGDGVFGMTTGDEVYGALDGSYATYAIGSAELLFKKPTHVSFEEAATMAGAKTAWTALFETGGLTKGKRVLIHAGAGGVGHFAVQLAYNAGAYVIATASAENMDFVTGLGADEVIDYKSTPFESQTGQIDLVFDTVGGDTTERSLQVLKPGGLLVSITQMPDPEKAAAAGVRAQFSGSRSVQAMREVHKLLDKGLIKPYVRKVFQPLSAAAAAQEYSQHGGPGRGKIVLKIGTED from the coding sequence ATGAAAAATCTGCATACACAGGCTATTGTTATTCATGCCTACGGCGGCCCTGAACAATTACAGCTGGAAGAAGTGCCGGTAATGGTACCGGCGAAAGATCAGGTGCTGATCAAAGTGGTGGCAAGCGGAGTGAATCCGATCGACTGGAAACTGAGGCAGGGGTTTATGCAACATCCGCTGCCTTATATACCAGGCGTGGAAGCTTCCGGCGTGGTAACTGCAGTAGGAGACGGGGTGTTCGGAATGACGACCGGCGACGAGGTGTATGGCGCTCTTGATGGCTCTTACGCGACTTACGCGATCGGATCAGCGGAGCTGCTCTTCAAAAAACCGACGCATGTATCATTTGAAGAAGCCGCCACGATGGCTGGCGCTAAAACTGCCTGGACCGCGCTCTTCGAAACAGGCGGATTAACCAAAGGGAAACGTGTGCTGATTCATGCTGGTGCCGGTGGGGTAGGACATTTCGCAGTGCAGCTGGCGTACAATGCCGGCGCCTATGTGATAGCTACTGCCAGTGCGGAAAACATGGACTTCGTAACAGGCCTCGGCGCCGATGAGGTGATCGATTACAAATCAACCCCCTTCGAATCGCAGACCGGGCAGATAGATCTTGTTTTTGATACCGTTGGCGGAGATACTACCGAGCGCTCGCTGCAGGTACTGAAACCCGGTGGACTATTGGTCAGCATCACCCAGATGCCTGATCCCGAAAAGGCGGCAGCAGCCGGGGTACGCGCGCAATTCAGCGGTTCCCGCTCTGTACAAGCCATGAGGGAAGTCCATAAACTCCTCGATAAAGGCCTGATCAAACCATACGTACGCAAAGTTTTCCAACCGTTGTCTGCTGCAGCCGCCGCCCAGGAATACAGCCAGCATGGCGGACCTGGACGTGGGAAAATTGTATTGAAAATAGGAACGGAAGATTAA
- a CDS encoding DEAD/DEAH box helicase: MTFGDLNLNASLLNALDELGYQTPTTIQQRAFSVIMSGQDVCGIAQTGTGKTFAYLLPVLRMFKFSKEKHPTILILVPTRELVIQVVEAVKKLTTYMSVSVLGVYGGVNMNPQMEAVKEKLDILVATPGRLYDIILSGALKVKSIKRLIIDEVDEMLNLGFRTQLQNIMDLLPPRRQNLMFSATITDDVEQLINIHFNAPVRIEAAPTGTPLENIDQSVYRVPNFNTKVNLLELLIRKDPTMTKTLIFAGTKQLADDLFEPLEKDFPDKTGIIHSNKEQNHRFNTVRRFQAGELRFLIATDIIARGLDIAEVTHVINFDTPDAPENYIHRIGRTGRADKKGISILFTKDSETENLEKIEALMNYVIPEQPLPEELVISDVLTEDEIPKVHMRNTLVKAPDRSDAGPAFHQKKAKNLKTNQKVSHKEKMMMKYGKPKKRKPKK; this comes from the coding sequence ATGACTTTTGGCGATTTAAATCTGAATGCTTCCTTATTGAATGCACTGGACGAACTGGGTTATCAAACACCTACCACCATACAACAACGTGCCTTTTCTGTGATCATGTCCGGCCAGGACGTATGCGGGATTGCGCAAACAGGCACGGGTAAAACCTTTGCTTACCTGTTGCCGGTGCTGCGTATGTTTAAGTTCTCGAAAGAAAAGCATCCTACAATATTGATCCTTGTTCCAACGAGGGAGCTGGTCATACAGGTCGTGGAAGCGGTAAAGAAACTGACCACTTACATGAGCGTATCGGTACTGGGCGTATATGGAGGCGTAAACATGAATCCGCAGATGGAAGCGGTGAAAGAAAAGCTGGATATACTGGTGGCTACTCCCGGCCGGCTTTACGACATCATTCTTAGCGGTGCGCTGAAAGTAAAATCCATCAAACGGCTGATCATCGACGAGGTGGATGAAATGCTAAACCTGGGCTTCCGGACGCAATTGCAGAACATCATGGACCTGCTGCCGCCACGGCGTCAGAACCTGATGTTTTCCGCCACCATTACCGATGACGTGGAACAATTGATAAACATACATTTCAACGCTCCCGTCAGGATAGAAGCAGCGCCCACTGGTACGCCACTGGAGAATATTGACCAATCGGTATACCGCGTGCCCAACTTCAATACCAAGGTCAATTTGCTGGAGCTGCTGATCAGAAAGGATCCTACGATGACGAAGACGCTGATCTTTGCCGGCACCAAGCAGCTGGCAGACGACCTCTTCGAACCGCTGGAAAAAGACTTTCCCGATAAGACCGGTATCATTCATTCCAACAAGGAGCAGAATCACCGCTTCAATACGGTACGCCGGTTTCAGGCAGGCGAGCTCCGTTTTCTGATTGCCACCGATATCATTGCCCGCGGGCTGGATATCGCCGAAGTAACGCACGTCATCAACTTTGATACGCCGGATGCACCGGAGAACTACATACATCGTATAGGCCGTACCGGTAGGGCTGATAAAAAAGGGATCTCTATACTGTTTACGAAAGATTCCGAAACAGAGAACCTGGAGAAAATCGAGGCACTGATGAACTATGTTATTCCGGAACAGCCGTTACCGGAGGAGCTGGTAATATCTGATGTGCTTACGGAAGATGAAATTCCGAAAGTACATATGCGTAATACGCTCGTTAAAGCGCCTGACCGGAGTGATGCGGGCCCTGCCTTCCATCAGAAAAAGGCCAAAAACCTGAAAACGAATCAGAAGGTCTCCCATAAGGAGAAAATGATGATGAAATACGGAAAGCCGAAGAAGAGGAAACCGAAGAAATAA